The genomic segment CTATCGATACAATCTTCTCTCCGACCCCTCACTCGTGTTTATCTTTTTCctaaacattatttaattactGGGTTTGGTACACTCTAATCACCTCCCCACAATTTTTATCCCCAGGTCTGTTAAGGAAGTTTTGCTCTGTTTCAACTGATTAGTATGTCAAGTGTTCATAAATGACTTCTAGTTGTTCTTATGATTAAAGTTAAAGGTATAGAAATAGAATGAATTGGCGTCTAAAATTAGTTGGAATGGTGTTGTGCACATGGAGCGGCATTATGTCTGCACAACCTTAATATTATCATTACTTGACTGCTTTTTTCTTATTTGGTGTGCATGTTTTTGTTGTATAAAATGTCTATTgctttgatagactttgaacgTCCTTCACTTCATGCCGTGCTCACTGGTCCAACTTAGAATAGATTTTATGTGTTAATCAACATTTTCTTACTTGACAATAATCTCCTACAGGATTTAGATATCTCAAATATATCTGTACTGCAAAACATAGACGAACCCACTGTACGGAGTCTCAACGGCTGCCGTGTAGCAGATCAAATTCTCAAGCTTGTTCCAAATGTTGAGGTGCTTTTAGCATAACGACAGCCCGTTTATGCATATGTTCTGTTGTTTCATAATTGGCTTATGTGATGCTCAGTGTCTTGTACTTTTTAGAACTTCCGGACTACACTGCGGTGCCTAAAGTTCTGGGCTAAGAGGCGTGGTGTTTATTCAAATGTGAGTTGATTATTTGGTTTTGTTATTATCGATTTAACCTATCCATTAGTTTTTTTGTGGATAACTTGTTTTAACTTTGTTTTTCAGGTGACGGGGTTTCTCGGTGGTGTAAACTGGGCCCTACTTGTTGCTCGGTTGTGTCAATTTTACCCCAAGGCAAATCCCAGTATGCTAGTCTCTCGGTTTTTCAGAGTATATACACAGTGGCGTTGGCCAAATCCTGTAATGCTGTGTGAAATTGATGATGACGAACTTGGATTTTCTGTATGGGATCCTCGAAGGAATCATTGGGATCGAAATCATCTAATGCCTATTATAACCCCTGCGTACCCTTGCATGAATTCTAGTTATAATGTTTCAGCTAGTACTCTCCGGGTTATGAATGAACAGTTCCAGTTTGGTAAAAAAATTTGTGAGGTAGATAGTGTTCAGCCTGTTTAGTCGTCTTTTTTAACAGCTTTTTACAAGTATTACTACTGATTAAATATTTGCCATTGATGGCAATTACAGGATATTGAGCTGAATAAAACACAATGGAATACTTTATTCAAGCCATTTTTATTCTTTGAAAGCTACAAGAACTACCTTCAGGTTGATATTGTGGCTGCTGATCTTGATGACTTACGTGCTTGGAGGGGCTGGGTAGAATCCCGTCTGAGACAGCTGACTTTAATGGTAATCTGTCTTGTGGATATTGTTTTATTGTACTGATTGAATTGATATTACTTTATAGTTAACTAGCTCTTTTATTAGGACTTGTATGGGTAATCTTTGGTGGTGCCCTCTTCTCTTATGGTTTTAACTTATGTGCAGATTGAGCGGGACACCTCTGGGAAATTACAATGTCATCCTTATCCACATGATCATGTGGACTCTTCTAAGCCATGTGCTCATTGCGCTTTTTTTACGGGATTGCAAAGAAAGCAAGGAGAAGAGGTGGTTCAAGAAGGTCAACAGTTTGATATTCGCAAGACTGTTGACGAGTTTAGGCATCAAATAAATTCTTACTTGTACTGGAAACCCGGAATGGAAATATACGTTTCTCATATTCGTAGAAAGCAAATTCCCTCTTATGTATTTGCAGAGGGCTACAAAAGAAGCCGACATATGAGGCCCATGAGTCAGCAACAGGTTTGTAAGGTTTCATCTGAAGATGGTGAATCTTGCCAGTCTCGATCTGCTGAAGGAGTTCTAAAACGAAAAAGGGGGTTTGATGAGTCCGAGTTAGATGAGAATCAAAAGAAAAGATGCCCGATTAGCCCGCATAATCGAGAGTCGGTGTCTCCTGAACTTATTTGTACAAAAAGTTCTGGGACCTTGAAACAGTGGCCCTTGAATCAGCAACAGCTTGGTGAGATATCAAATGAAGGTCGTGAATATTGCATGTCTGGATTTGCTGAAAGAGTCCTAAAACAGAAGATAGAGGTTAATGAGTCCGAGTTGGAGGATAATCGAAAGAAAAGACACTCAATTAGCTCTCAGAATGGAGATTTGATGTCTCCTGAAATTACTTTGAAAAGCACTGGTGCTCTGAGAGAGTCTGCAGAAGATACCCCAATAACATCAAGGGTGACGTGCTCTGGATTAAATGGGAAGCAGCAGCAACCTAAGAATGAAGATGAAGAAGTTGATGCAAGTATGATAAAATCAAACCAAGGGATGCTCTCTGCTGAAAATTCTGAGGATGCCTTCATTTCCAGTTCCAGTTCCAGTTCCAGTACCTCTCACTCTGCATGCAGTATTGATTGTAACTCGGAGATCAATAATCATGGACCTGCAATGGATGCTTCGTACGAGGATAATAAACCACTGGTTTTTGATAATGGGCGTGAAGTTGGTGCTTGTGTTTTGGGTGGAGTGCAGGAGGAGTTGGAGGTTTTGGATTTAAGTTCACTTTTCCCAGTTTCTATACTACATCTGTTGCACaccttttcattttctttattacTTCCTGTAGCATGGTCTGAGCGATGGTTACAGCTTTGTGAAGTACATATCTTATTTATAGTTCGCGCCACACTATTTAATGTTTTCCATTGCTTTTTGTTTTTGTGAAGCCTGGTACCGTGCTTGGAATGGTGCTCAAATCTGGGGATGGTGTTGTACCAGAACCGGTTCGGAAGAATGTGATGAGGCATGCCCAAACAATTTCTTTGCTCTTACCTCTTAATAATCATTATCATCTTATTTGTTTTAAGCTGCTTCGTCTTGGTTCCCTTTTGCCATATTTGCAGCAGGCTAAGTCTTACTTCAACTGCCTGAATCGGCGACCTATCTTCATGCGACTGAAAGCCGGCAGCTCAGGTAAGTGTCGCGTTCTATGCTGGCTTTCATCTCTTTTATTTCCAGGCAAGGTTGTGCGAGCCAAAGTCGGCTAGCTTAAGCAGCCAGCAAATCTGTGTGTATAATTTGAAGCTTCT from the Primulina tabacum isolate GXHZ01 chromosome 16, ASM2559414v2, whole genome shotgun sequence genome contains:
- the LOC142529291 gene encoding nuclear poly(A) polymerase 4-like isoform X1, translated to MVGSDGLNGSPSALLEQKQPPKQWGVTRPLSLAGPIEADVQRNTGLEKFLVDSGLFESAEEASKREIVLCRLKQIVKDWVKELTRLRGYTDQMVEDANALIFTFGSYRLGVHGPGADIDTLCVGPSYVTREEDFFYVLHNILADMEEVTELQPVPDAHVPVMKFKFDGISIDLLYASISLLVVPEDLDISNISVLQNIDEPTVRSLNGCRVADQILKLVPNVENFRTTLRCLKFWAKRRGVYSNVTGFLGGVNWALLVARLCQFYPKANPSMLVSRFFRVYTQWRWPNPVMLCEIDDDELGFSVWDPRRNHWDRNHLMPIITPAYPCMNSSYNVSASTLRVMNEQFQFGKKICEDIELNKTQWNTLFKPFLFFESYKNYLQVDIVAADLDDLRAWRGWVESRLRQLTLMIERDTSGKLQCHPYPHDHVDSSKPCAHCAFFTGLQRKQGEEVVQEGQQFDIRKTVDEFRHQINSYLYWKPGMEIYVSHIRRKQIPSYVFAEGYKRSRHMRPMSQQQVCKVSSEDGESCQSRSAEGVLKRKRGFDESELDENQKKRCPISPHNRESVSPELICTKSSGTLKQWPLNQQQLGEISNEGREYCMSGFAERVLKQKIEVNESELEDNRKKRHSISSQNGDLMSPEITLKSTGALRESAEDTPITSRVTCSGLNGKQQQPKNEDEEVDASMIKSNQGMLSAENSEDAFISSSSSSSSTSHSACSIDCNSEINNHGPAMDASYEDNKPLVFDNGREVGACVLGGVQEELEPGTVLGMVLKSGDGVVPEPVRKNVMSRLSLTSTA
- the LOC142529291 gene encoding nuclear poly(A) polymerase 4-like isoform X2; translation: MVGSDGLNGSPSALLEQKQPPKQWGVTRPLSLAGPIEADVQRNTGLEKFLVDSGLFESAEEASKREIVLCRLKQIVKDWVKELTRLRGYTDQMVEDANALIFTFGSYRLGVHGPGADIDTLCVGPSYVTREEDFFYVLHNILADMEEVTELQPVPDAHVPVMKFKFDGISIDLLYASISLLVVPEDLDISNISVLQNIDEPTVRSLNGCRVADQILKLVPNVENFRTTLRCLKFWAKRRGVYSNVTGFLGGVNWALLVARLCQFYPKANPSMLVSRFFRVYTQWRWPNPVMLCEIDDDELGFSVWDPRRNHWDRNHLMPIITPAYPCMNSSYNVSASTLRVMNEQFQFGKKICEDIELNKTQWNTLFKPFLFFESYKNYLQVDIVAADLDDLRAWRGWVESRLRQLTLMIERDTSGKLQCHPYPHDHVDSSKPCAHCAFFTGLQRKQGEEVVQEGQQFDIRKTVDEFRHQINSYLYWKPGMEIYVSHIRRKQIPSYVFAEGYKRSRHMRPMSQQQVCKVSSEDGESCQSRSAEGVLKRKRGFDESELDENQKKRCPISPHNRESVSPELICTKSSGTLKQWPLNQQQLGEISNEGREYCMSGFAERVLKQKIEVNESELEDNRKKRHSISSQNGDLMSPEITLKSTGALRESAEDTPITSRVTCSGLNGKQQQPKNEDEEVDASMIKSNQGMLSAENSEDAFISSSSSSSSTSHSACSIDCNSEINNHGPAMDASYEDNKPLVFDNGREVGACVLGGVQEELEPGTVLGMVLKSGDGVVPEPVRKNVMRLSLTSTA